A part of Anolis carolinensis isolate JA03-04 unplaced genomic scaffold, rAnoCar3.1.pri scaffold_10, whole genome shotgun sequence genomic DNA contains:
- the fhl3 gene encoding four and a half LIM domains protein 3 isoform X1: MWAGPSRALVLASFRAAFEGRRERRGQDRAPVLRRWTGGGRQGKKEGRSPEEEQELYYEDRHYHEGCFRCFRCGCSLAEEPFTCQSEELLCNACYCREFSSQCVSCQQVVMPGSRKLEYGGQTWHEHCFLCSSCQQPIGSRSFIPDQKDYYCVPCYESKFAPRCTSCKKSLTKGGVTYRDEPWHKECFVCTGCRAPLAGQQFTSQEEQPYCLKCFGSLYAKKCSGCTKPITGFGGGKYVSFEERHWHQHCFSCSRCATSLVGKGFIPENEQVLCRDCATNL, translated from the exons ATGTGGGCGGGGCCAAGCCGGGCCTTAGTCCTCGCCTCCTTTCGAGCCGCCttcgagggaaggagggagaggcgCGGGCAGGACAGGGCCCCGGTCCTCCGGCGCTGGACgggaggaggaaggcagggaaagaaggaaggaaggagccctgAGGAGGAGCAG GAGCTGTACTATGAGGACCGACACTACCACGAGGGCTGCTTCCGGTGCTTCCGGTGTGGCTGCTCCCTGGCTGAGGAGCCCTTCACCTGCCAATCCGAGGAGCTGCTCTGCAACGCCTGCTACTGCCGCGAGTTTTCCTCCCAGTGTGTTTCATGCCAGCAGGTGGTAATGCCAG GATCCCGGAAGCTGGAGTACGGCGGTCAGACATGGCACGAGCACTGCTTCCTCTGCAGTAGCTGCCAGCAGCCCATTGGGTCCCGGTCTTTCATCCCCGATCAGAAGGACTACTACTGTGTCCCCTGCTATGAGAGCAAGTTTGCCCCCCGCTGCACCAGCTGCAAGAAG TCGCTGACCAAAGGCGGGGTGACCTACCGAGATGAACCCTGGCACAAGGAGTGCTTTGTATGCACCGGCTGCCGGGCCCCTCTGGCTGGGCAGCAGTTCACCTCCCAGGAAGAACAGCCTTACTGCCTCAAATGCTTTGGGAGCCTCTATGCCAAGAAGTGCAGTGGATGCACCAAGCCCATCACTG GCTTTGGTGGGGGCAAGTACGTCTCTTTTGAGGAGCGCCACTGGCACCAGCACTGCTTCAGCTGCTCCCGTTGCGCCACCTCCCTGGTGGGCAAGGGCTTCATCCCAGAGAATGAGCAGGTCCTGTGCCGCGACTGTGCAACCAACCTCTGA
- the fhl3 gene encoding four and a half LIM domains protein 3 isoform X2 has product MTEGFDCAGCKESLYGRKYIQAEEGPFCIPCYDAHFANTCDECKELIGHDSRELYYEDRHYHEGCFRCFRCGCSLAEEPFTCQSEELLCNACYCREFSSQCVSCQQVVMPGSRKLEYGGQTWHEHCFLCSSCQQPIGSRSFIPDQKDYYCVPCYESKFAPRCTSCKKSLTKGGVTYRDEPWHKECFVCTGCRAPLAGQQFTSQEEQPYCLKCFGSLYAKKCSGCTKPITGFGGGKYVSFEERHWHQHCFSCSRCATSLVGKGFIPENEQVLCRDCATNL; this is encoded by the exons ATGACAGAGGGCTTTGACTGCGCCGGCTGCAAGGAGTCCCTTTACGGGCGCAAGTACATCCAGGCGGAGGAGGGCCCCTTCTGCATCCCCTGCTACGACGCCCACTTTGCCAACACCTGCGATGAGTGCAAGGAGCTCATTGGCCACGACAGCCGG GAGCTGTACTATGAGGACCGACACTACCACGAGGGCTGCTTCCGGTGCTTCCGGTGTGGCTGCTCCCTGGCTGAGGAGCCCTTCACCTGCCAATCCGAGGAGCTGCTCTGCAACGCCTGCTACTGCCGCGAGTTTTCCTCCCAGTGTGTTTCATGCCAGCAGGTGGTAATGCCAG GATCCCGGAAGCTGGAGTACGGCGGTCAGACATGGCACGAGCACTGCTTCCTCTGCAGTAGCTGCCAGCAGCCCATTGGGTCCCGGTCTTTCATCCCCGATCAGAAGGACTACTACTGTGTCCCCTGCTATGAGAGCAAGTTTGCCCCCCGCTGCACCAGCTGCAAGAAG TCGCTGACCAAAGGCGGGGTGACCTACCGAGATGAACCCTGGCACAAGGAGTGCTTTGTATGCACCGGCTGCCGGGCCCCTCTGGCTGGGCAGCAGTTCACCTCCCAGGAAGAACAGCCTTACTGCCTCAAATGCTTTGGGAGCCTCTATGCCAAGAAGTGCAGTGGATGCACCAAGCCCATCACTG GCTTTGGTGGGGGCAAGTACGTCTCTTTTGAGGAGCGCCACTGGCACCAGCACTGCTTCAGCTGCTCCCGTTGCGCCACCTCCCTGGTGGGCAAGGGCTTCATCCCAGAGAATGAGCAGGTCCTGTGCCGCGACTGTGCAACCAACCTCTGA
- the LOC103280538 gene encoding uncharacterized protein LOC103280538 isoform X1, which produces MVRPMSWILPAQGLLLLFCLALQSDSWNPNASAGEERNEVHEGKGRPLPSAPNSTPSLSEPFTNITPLLSSSSGLSAELVMPLTCQAFQCFGERCYQEAAVVVHGNSSWESCHNASHCELIRVNSTSYAAGCSSECGNGSAAVMCGANSRVSLEPCTMECCGAPNCLRLNATAYGDPSPITTTTVLTTATTTATTTTTTAAPQNGKVCGHFTCHGEGCYLSQRSSTSCHVGYDFCEMKKSGSTFVAGCSRVCPGTGTACAMGSKGPCYQECCSAKPRASCLRLDGKVHLNGAGVLGAAALPPLLALLSLTFAFPPFLLGNN; this is translated from the exons ATGGTGCGGCCAATGTCTTGGATCCTTCCAGCTCAAG gCCTTCTCCTCTTGTTCTGCCTTGCGCTGCAGTCGGACTCCTGGAACCCCAATGCGTCTGCGGGTGAGGAAAGGAACGAGGTGCACGAGGGCAAGGGAAGGCCTCTTCCTTCTGCCCCCAACTCAACGCCTTCTCTTTCAGAGCCCTTCACCAACATCACCCCACTTCTCTCCAGCAGCTCTGGGTTGTCAGCAGAGCTTGTGATGCCT CTGACCTGCCAGGCTTTCCAGTGTTTTGGCGAGAGATGCTACCAGGAGGCGGCAGTGGTGGTCCATGGAAACAGCTCATGGGAGTCCTGCCACAATGCCTCCCACTGCGAG TTGATCCGTGTGAACAGCACCAGTTACGCAGCCGGGTGCAGCAGCGAGTGTGGGAACGGCAGCGCCGCAGTGATGTGTGGGGCCAACAGCCGTGTGAGCCTGGAGCCCTGCACTATGGAGTGTTGTGGTGCCCCAAACTGTCTACGCCTCAATGCCACGGCATACG gtGACCCATCGCCCATCACCACTACTACAGTTCTCACAACCGCCACCACTAccgctaccaccaccaccactacagcAGCCCCCCAAAAT GGCAAAGTGTGCGGCCACTTCACCTGCCATGGAGAAGGGTGCTACCTAAGCCAGAGATCCTCCACGAGCTGCCATGTCGGCTATGATTTCTGTGAG ATGAAGAAATCCGGGTCCACCTTTGTGGCCGGCTGCAGCAGAGTTTGCCCAGGGACGGGCACAGCCTGTGCGATGGGATCCAAGGGCCCTTGCTACCAAGAGTGCTGCTCAGCCAAACCCAGGGCCAGCTGCCTGCGACTGGATGGCAAGGTCCACCTCAATGGGGCAGGGGTTTTGGGGGCAGCAGCCCTGCCACCACTCCTGGCCCTCCTCAGCCTGACCTttgccttccctcccttcctccttgggAACAACTGA
- the LOC103280538 gene encoding uncharacterized protein LOC103280538 isoform X2 produces MVRPMSWILPAQGLLLLFCLALQSDSWNPNASAEPFTNITPLLSSSSGLSAELVMPLTCQAFQCFGERCYQEAAVVVHGNSSWESCHNASHCELIRVNSTSYAAGCSSECGNGSAAVMCGANSRVSLEPCTMECCGAPNCLRLNATAYGDPSPITTTTVLTTATTTATTTTTTAAPQNGKVCGHFTCHGEGCYLSQRSSTSCHVGYDFCEMKKSGSTFVAGCSRVCPGTGTACAMGSKGPCYQECCSAKPRASCLRLDGKVHLNGAGVLGAAALPPLLALLSLTFAFPPFLLGNN; encoded by the exons ATGGTGCGGCCAATGTCTTGGATCCTTCCAGCTCAAG gCCTTCTCCTCTTGTTCTGCCTTGCGCTGCAGTCGGACTCCTGGAACCCCAATGCGTCTGCGG AGCCCTTCACCAACATCACCCCACTTCTCTCCAGCAGCTCTGGGTTGTCAGCAGAGCTTGTGATGCCT CTGACCTGCCAGGCTTTCCAGTGTTTTGGCGAGAGATGCTACCAGGAGGCGGCAGTGGTGGTCCATGGAAACAGCTCATGGGAGTCCTGCCACAATGCCTCCCACTGCGAG TTGATCCGTGTGAACAGCACCAGTTACGCAGCCGGGTGCAGCAGCGAGTGTGGGAACGGCAGCGCCGCAGTGATGTGTGGGGCCAACAGCCGTGTGAGCCTGGAGCCCTGCACTATGGAGTGTTGTGGTGCCCCAAACTGTCTACGCCTCAATGCCACGGCATACG gtGACCCATCGCCCATCACCACTACTACAGTTCTCACAACCGCCACCACTAccgctaccaccaccaccactacagcAGCCCCCCAAAAT GGCAAAGTGTGCGGCCACTTCACCTGCCATGGAGAAGGGTGCTACCTAAGCCAGAGATCCTCCACGAGCTGCCATGTCGGCTATGATTTCTGTGAG ATGAAGAAATCCGGGTCCACCTTTGTGGCCGGCTGCAGCAGAGTTTGCCCAGGGACGGGCACAGCCTGTGCGATGGGATCCAAGGGCCCTTGCTACCAAGAGTGCTGCTCAGCCAAACCCAGGGCCAGCTGCCTGCGACTGGATGGCAAGGTCCACCTCAATGGGGCAGGGGTTTTGGGGGCAGCAGCCCTGCCACCACTCCTGGCCCTCCTCAGCCTGACCTttgccttccctcccttcctccttgggAACAACTGA
- the sf3a3 gene encoding splicing factor 3A subunit 3 has product METILEQQRRYHEERERLMDVMVKEMLTRKTTLRDQINSDHRTRAMQDRYMEVSGNLRDLYDDKDGLRKEELSAISGPNEFAEFYNRLKQIKEFHRKHPNEICVPMSVEFEEFLKARENPSEEAQNLVEFTDEEGYGRYLDLHDCYLKYINLKASEKLDYITYLSTFDQLFDIPKERKNAEYRRYLEMLLEYLQDYTDRVKPLLDQNELFGKIQAEFEKKWDNGTFPGWPKETSSALTHAGAHLDLSAFSSWEELASLGLDRLKSALLALGLKCGGTLEERAQRLFSTKGKSLEALDSSLFAKNPKTKGSKRDTERNRDLAFLEAQIYEYVETLGEQRQLTHENVQRKQARTGEEREEEEEEQISESESEDEENEIIYNPKNLPLGWDGKPIPYWLYKLHGLNINYNCEICGNYTYRGPKAFQRHFAEWRHAHGMRCLGIPNTAHFANVTQIEDAVSLWSKLKQQKASERWQPDTEEEYEDSSGNVVNKKTYEDLKRQGLL; this is encoded by the exons ATGGAGACCATCCTGGAGCAGCAGCGGCGTTACCACGAAGAGCGGGAGAGATTGATGGACGTCATGGTCAAGGAGATGCTGACACGGAAGACCACG CTTCGGGACCAAATCAACTCGGACCACCGGACCCGAGCTATGCAGGAC CGCTACATGGAGGTGAGCGGCAACCTGCGTGACCTGTACGACGACAAAGACGG GCTCCGGAAGGAGGAGCTTAGCGCCATCTCAGGACCCAACGAGTTTGCCGAATTCTACAACCGCCTCAAGCAGATCAAGGAGTTCCACCGGAAGCATCCCAATGAG ATCTGTGTGCCAATGTCAGTGGAGTTTGAGGAGTTCCTCAAGGCCCGGGAGAACCCCAGTGAAGAGGCCCAGA ACCTTGTAGAGTTTACTGATGAAGAAGGATATGGCCGCTATTTGGACCTGCATGACTGTTATCTCAAGTACATTAACTTGAAGGCCTCGGAG AAACTGGACTACATCACGTACCTGTCTACTTTTGACCAGCTCTTTGACATTCCCAAGGAGAGAAAAAATGCAGAGTACAGAAG GTACTTAGAGATGCTCCTGGAATACCTTCAGGATTACACAGACCGGGTGAAGCCGCTGCTAGACCAAAATGAGCTCTTTGGCAAAATCCAGGCAGAGTTTGAAAAGAAATGGGACAATGGCACATTCCCTGGATGGCCG AAAGAGACCAGCAGCGCCCTCACCCATGCGGGGGCCCACCTGGacctctcggccttctcttcctGGGAG GAACTGGCTTCCCTCGGATTGGATCGGCTGAAGTCTGCCCTGTTGGCTTTGGGTCTGAAGTGTGGGGG TACTTTAGAGGAACGTGCCCAGAGGCTGTTCAGCACCAAGGGAAAGTCCCTAGAGGCCCTTGACTCTTCCCTCTTTGCCAAGAACCCCAAGACAAAGGGGAGCAAGCG AGACACAGAGCGCAACAGGGACCTGGCCTTCCTGGAAGCTCAGATCTATGAATACGTGGAGACCCTCGGg GAGCAGCGGCAACTGACCCATGAGAACGTCCAGCGCAAACAGGCACGGACCGGGGAGGagcgggaggaggaagaggaggagcagaTCAGCGAGAGTGAGAGCGAGGATGAAGAGAACGAGATCATCTACAACCCCAAGAACCTGCCCCTGGGATGGGATGGCAAG CCCATCCCCTACTGGTTGTACAAGCTCCATGGCCTGAACATCAACTACAACTGTGAGATCTGTGGAAATTACACGTACCGGGGTCCCAAGGCCTTCCAGCGGCACTTTGCA GAGTGGCGTCATGCTCATGGGATGCGGTGCTTGGGCATCCCGAACACGGCTCACTTTGCCAATGTCACACAGATTGAGGATGCTGTCTCCC TCTGGTCAAAGCTGAAACAGCAGAAGGCTTCAGAGCGGTGGCAGCCAGACACAGAG GAGGAATATGAAGATTCCAGCGGGAATGTGGTCAACAAGAAGACCTACGAAGACCTGAAGCGCCAAGGCCTGCTGTGA